TCCAGGGTAAATAGTGTTAGTTTCAGTCCGCAAGGTAATCTCTTGGCAACTGCCAGTGACGACAAATCAATCAAACTTTGGCAAATACCGAGTATGACTTTGCGCGACTCTCTAGAAGGGTATGACAAGTCGTCTGGANNNNNNNNNNNNNNNNNNNNNNNNNNNNNNNNNNNNNNNNNNNNNNNNNNNNNNNNNNNNNNNNNNNNNNNNNNNNNNNNNNNNNNNNNNNNNNNNNNNNNNNNNNNNNNNNNNNNNNNNNNNNNNNNNNNNNNNNNNNNNNNNNNNNNNNNNNNNNNNNNNNNNNNNNNNNNNNNNNNNNNNNNNNNNNNNNNNNNNNNNNNNNNNNNNNNNNNNNNNNNNNNNNNNNNNNNNNNNNNNNNNNNNNNNNNNNNNNNNNNNNNNNNNNNNNNNNNNNNNNNNNNNNNNNNNNNNNNNNNNNNNNNNNNNNNNNNNNNNNNNNNNNNNNNNNNNNNNNNNNNNNNNNNNNNNNNNNNNNNNNNNNNNNNNNNNNNNNNNNNNNNNNNNNNNNNNNNNNNNNNNNNNNNNNNNNNNNNNNNNNNNNNNNNNNNNNNNNNNNNNNNNNNNNNNNNNNNNNNNNNNNNNNNNNNNNNNNNNNNNNNNNNNNNNNNNNNNNNNNNNNNNNNNNNNNNNNNNNNNNNNNNNNNNNNNNNNNNNNNNNNNNNNNNNNNNNNNNNNNNNNNNNNNNNNNNNNNNNNNNNNNNNNNNNNNNNNNNNNNNNNNNNNNNNNNNNNNNNNNNNNNNNNNNNNNNNNNNNNNNNNNNNNNNNNNNNNNNNNNNNNNNNNNNNNNNNNNNNNNNNNNNNNNNNNNNNNNNNNNNNNNNNNNNNNNNNNNNNNNNNNNNNNNNNNNNNNNNNNNNNNNNNNNNNNNNNNNNNNNNNNNNNNNNNNNNNNNNNTTAGGGCACAGTGGTGCTGTCATTGGTGTCAGCTTCAGTCCTGATGGACAAACTATGGCTACCTCTGGCGGGGATAGCTGGGTGAAACTGTGGCGAGTGAGTGACGGCTATATGATCAAAACGCTGCTAGGACATGACCATGAAGTTAATAATGTCAGTTTCAGTCCAAAAGGAGATATTCTCGCCTCAGCGAGTGCGGATGCAACTATTAAACTCTGGCGGGTAAAAGATGGCAAACTTATTAGAACTTTAAAAGGACATAACGGTGAAGTTTTTCGCGTGGCATTTAGCCCTAATGGTGATATTCTCGCTTCTGCTGGCAGAGATAACACAGTGAAAATCTGGCGAGTCAGCGATGGTAAGTTACTGCGAACCCTCACTGGACATACTAATGCTGTAGGTGGTATAAGTTTTAACCCTAAAGGTGATATCCTCGCTTCTGCTAGTTCTGATAAAACTATTAAACTTTGGCGGGTGAGGGATGGTAAATTACTACAAACTCTGCAAGGACACACTGAGGCAGTTTGGGCTGTAACTTTTAGCCCTGATGGTAACATGATTGCTTCTGCCAGTGACGACAGTACAGTGAAATTATGGAGTCTTAATGGTATAGAAATGAAGACGTTTTCCGGACATAGCGAAGCTGTCAGCGATGTCAGTTTCAGCCCTGACGGTAAAATGATTGCCTCTTCCAGTAGAGATGGTACGGTTAAAGTTTGGCGTGTTGATAGCAAAGAACTGCAAACTACAGATTTAGATCATCT
The window above is part of the Tolypothrix sp. NIES-4075 genome. Proteins encoded here:
- a CDS encoding WD40 repeat domain-containing protein encodes the protein LGHSGAVIGVSFSPDGQTMATSGGDSWVKLWRVSDGYMIKTLLGHDHEVNNVSFSPKGDILASASADATIKLWRVKDGKLIRTLKGHNGEVFRVAFSPNGDILASAGRDNTVKIWRVSDGKLLRTLTGHTNAVGGISFNPKGDILASASSDKTIKLWRVRDGKLLQTLQGHTEAVWAVTFSPDGNMIASASDDSTVKLWSLNGIEMKTFSGHSEAVSDVSFSPDGKMIASSSRDGTVKVWRVDSKELQTTDLDHLLIRSCRWLHDYLKNNPKLSNQC